In Arthrobacter ramosus, one DNA window encodes the following:
- a CDS encoding SulP family inorganic anion transporter — translation MKILVAARAFLPARQDYALVPRTWKGDLVAGVTVGIVALPLALAFGVSSGAGAASGLITAVIAGVIAGVFGGSNIQVSGPTGAMVVVLGPVIAAHGLGALAAVSVLAGVIVVAAGLLKLGRVVTLLPWPVIEGFTVGIAVIIFLQQVPAAFGTKPGPSSNAVISAIQAIGTVSPASVLAPLALVALVAVIMVASPRIHPRIPGSLIAIIIATVAAQLLDLPVTRIGALPDSLPAPMMPSLDLATITALAGSAATIAALAAIESLLSARVGASISDTGPYDADRELLGQGLASVASGFFGGMPATGAIARTAVNIRSGGRTRLAAITHALVLLAVVYLATGPVSRIPLAALAGVLMVTATRMVSLKTLRSVIGSTRADTVVFFVTALITVSFDLIEAVEIGIAAAAFFALRALVRSSGVHREEIPGPVHEGDEHIAVFRLDGALFFAAAERVLERVSAIRNVDVVIIRMSQLQILDATGARTITDIVQALERRGITVLIKGIQERHLRLVTQVGVLDSLRHHKHLFTELAPAVEHARSHVARARTARNPGKNPQPVQPQATPQTPTLKED, via the coding sequence ATGAAGATCCTGGTCGCGGCCCGGGCCTTCCTGCCCGCGCGGCAGGATTACGCGCTGGTGCCGCGTACCTGGAAAGGAGACCTGGTTGCCGGGGTCACCGTCGGCATCGTCGCGTTGCCGCTGGCCCTGGCGTTCGGTGTCAGTTCCGGCGCGGGCGCGGCCAGCGGACTGATCACCGCCGTAATCGCCGGCGTGATCGCGGGCGTTTTCGGAGGCTCCAATATCCAGGTCTCCGGACCTACCGGCGCAATGGTCGTGGTTCTGGGCCCGGTCATCGCCGCCCACGGGCTCGGTGCACTGGCCGCTGTCTCGGTCCTTGCCGGGGTAATAGTGGTCGCCGCCGGGCTGCTCAAACTCGGGCGGGTCGTGACGCTCCTGCCCTGGCCCGTGATCGAGGGCTTCACCGTCGGAATCGCGGTCATCATTTTCCTGCAGCAGGTCCCTGCTGCGTTCGGCACCAAGCCCGGGCCCAGCAGCAACGCCGTCATCTCGGCCATCCAGGCCATCGGCACCGTGTCACCAGCCTCGGTTCTTGCTCCGCTTGCCCTGGTAGCTCTGGTCGCGGTGATCATGGTTGCCTCACCGCGGATCCATCCCCGGATCCCGGGCTCGCTCATCGCGATCATCATCGCCACCGTGGCCGCGCAGCTCCTCGACCTGCCCGTGACCCGGATCGGCGCCCTGCCCGATTCCCTGCCGGCCCCCATGATGCCTTCCCTGGACCTGGCGACGATCACCGCGCTGGCCGGGTCCGCGGCCACGATCGCGGCCCTGGCCGCGATCGAGTCGCTGCTCTCGGCACGGGTCGGGGCGTCGATCTCCGATACCGGCCCCTACGACGCGGACCGTGAGCTCCTGGGCCAGGGCCTGGCGTCCGTCGCGTCCGGATTCTTCGGCGGCATGCCGGCCACGGGTGCCATCGCCCGCACCGCGGTGAACATTCGCTCGGGCGGCCGGACACGCCTCGCCGCCATCACCCATGCGCTGGTCCTGCTGGCCGTGGTGTACCTGGCCACCGGCCCGGTTTCCCGCATCCCCCTTGCCGCGTTGGCCGGGGTGCTGATGGTCACCGCTACACGCATGGTCTCCCTCAAAACGCTGCGCAGCGTGATCGGATCAACCCGCGCCGACACGGTCGTGTTCTTCGTCACCGCACTGATCACCGTGTCCTTCGACCTGATCGAGGCCGTGGAAATCGGGATCGCGGCCGCCGCCTTCTTCGCCCTGCGTGCCCTGGTCCGGTCCAGCGGGGTGCACCGGGAGGAAATCCCCGGCCCGGTCCACGAAGGCGACGAGCACATCGCCGTGTTCCGGCTCGACGGCGCCCTGTTCTTCGCCGCAGCCGAACGCGTCCTGGAGAGGGTCAGCGCCATCCGGAACGTCGACGTCGTGATCATCCGCATGTCACAACTGCAGATCCTGGACGCAACCGGGGCCAGAACCATCACCGACATCGTCCAGGCCCTGGAACGCCGCGGAATCACCGTGCTGATCAAAGGAATCCAGGAGCGCCACCTCCGACTCGTCACCCAGGTGGGGGTCCTGGACTCCCTTCGCCACCACAAACACCTCTTCACCGAACTAGCCCCCGCCGTGGAACACGCCCGAAGCCACGTCGCCCGCGCACGCACCGCCCGCAACCCCGGCAAGAACCCGCAACCGGTCCAGCCGCAGGCGACCCCACAGACGCCAACCTTGAAAGAAGACTAA
- a CDS encoding Gfo/Idh/MocA family protein, with translation MAESLGVAVIGAGMAGKAHAAAYRAASALYSPVLPPVRLVSIGDVNAEFGSLAARRFGYERNDTSWQAIAEADDIDVVSVVIANSLHREVVKGLLAAGKHVLCEKPLSDSIEDARAMAEAARNASSIARIGFTFRRTPGIAYIRDLIRTGVLGKVLHFSGRYWTDYGFSPSAPMSWRYKGGPGSGALADVGSHLAYVSEFLCGDIKSISGGRHSTVIDKRPLPLAAVMGHDHAAVSDTFEAVENDDYAAFNAEFENGAGSFEVSRVAAGHANSLNFEVFCENGAAKFDQRRPSEIQLFLNDGSGNENGYRQVILGPGHPYIAGGLAMDAPEVGFGQNDAFGYQARAFLEEVAGLPESESLPRCATFDEGVRNMELLGAVTESALNNGKTITL, from the coding sequence ATGGCTGAGAGCCTAGGGGTCGCCGTCATCGGCGCAGGAATGGCCGGCAAGGCCCACGCGGCGGCCTACCGCGCAGCGTCCGCCCTTTACAGCCCCGTGCTTCCGCCGGTGCGCCTCGTGTCCATCGGCGATGTGAACGCAGAGTTCGGGTCCCTCGCCGCCCGACGTTTTGGCTACGAACGCAATGACACCTCATGGCAGGCGATCGCGGAAGCCGACGACATCGACGTCGTGAGTGTCGTCATCGCGAATTCCCTCCACCGCGAGGTGGTCAAGGGACTCCTGGCCGCAGGAAAGCATGTCCTCTGCGAGAAGCCGCTGAGCGACTCGATCGAGGACGCCCGCGCCATGGCGGAAGCCGCCCGCAACGCTTCCAGCATCGCGCGCATCGGCTTTACCTTCCGCCGCACGCCCGGCATTGCCTACATCCGCGACTTGATCCGCACCGGCGTCCTCGGCAAGGTGCTGCACTTCAGCGGACGCTACTGGACCGACTACGGCTTCAGCCCGTCGGCTCCCATGAGCTGGCGCTACAAGGGCGGCCCCGGTTCCGGCGCGTTGGCCGACGTCGGGAGCCACCTGGCCTACGTCTCCGAGTTCCTGTGCGGCGACATCAAGTCCATCAGCGGCGGGCGCCACAGCACCGTCATCGACAAGCGCCCCCTGCCGCTCGCCGCCGTGATGGGCCACGACCACGCCGCTGTCAGCGACACCTTTGAGGCCGTGGAGAACGACGACTACGCCGCCTTCAACGCAGAGTTCGAGAACGGCGCCGGCAGCTTCGAAGTTTCCCGCGTTGCCGCAGGCCACGCCAACAGCCTCAACTTCGAAGTGTTCTGCGAGAACGGTGCAGCCAAGTTCGACCAGCGCCGCCCCTCCGAAATCCAGCTGTTCCTCAACGATGGCTCCGGCAACGAGAACGGCTACCGCCAGGTCATCCTCGGCCCGGGCCACCCCTACATCGCCGGCGGCCTCGCAATGGACGCCCCCGAGGTTGGCTTCGGCCAGAACGACGCATTCGGCTACCAGGCCCGCGCGTTCCTCGAAGAGGTTGCCGGTTTGCCGGAATCCGAGTCGCTCCCCCGCTGCGCCACGTTCGACGAAGGCGTGCGAAACATGGAACTGCTCGGCGCTGTCACGGAATCCGCACTCAACAACGGAAAGACCATCACGCTATGA
- a CDS encoding sugar phosphate isomerase/epimerase family protein, with translation MTENKLIIGTAPDSWGVWFADDPKQTPWERFLDEVAESGYKWIELGPYGYLPNDPARLAEELKQRDLKVTAGTVFTAFHRGLDQWETAWEPARKVAELTAAMGGEHIVVIPAMWRDDVTGEAVESGELTEKAWSDLFSGHNRLGKTLLEDFGLKQQFHSHADSHVGAQADIETLLASTDPQYLNLCLDTGHAEYCGASSLELIKNYPDRIGYLHLKQINPDVLRQVNEENMTWAAANLAGVMTEPPNGLPDLRAVIEAVEGLNRPIFGIVEQDMYPVSFDVPMPIAKRTRNYLLSCGSRTTVQ, from the coding sequence ATGACAGAGAACAAACTCATCATCGGCACGGCCCCGGACTCCTGGGGCGTCTGGTTCGCGGATGACCCCAAGCAAACCCCTTGGGAGCGCTTCCTGGACGAGGTGGCCGAGTCCGGCTACAAGTGGATCGAACTTGGCCCCTACGGTTACTTGCCGAACGATCCCGCCCGCCTCGCCGAGGAACTCAAGCAGCGCGACCTCAAGGTCACGGCAGGAACGGTCTTCACGGCCTTCCACCGCGGGCTGGACCAATGGGAGACCGCCTGGGAACCTGCCCGTAAGGTAGCCGAGCTCACGGCCGCCATGGGCGGCGAGCACATCGTGGTCATCCCGGCCATGTGGCGCGACGACGTCACCGGGGAAGCAGTGGAGAGCGGGGAGCTCACCGAGAAAGCCTGGAGCGACCTGTTCTCCGGCCACAACCGTCTGGGCAAAACCCTGCTGGAAGACTTCGGCCTCAAGCAGCAGTTCCACTCGCACGCCGATTCACATGTCGGGGCGCAGGCGGACATCGAAACGCTCCTGGCGTCCACCGATCCCCAGTACCTGAACCTGTGCCTGGACACCGGACACGCGGAATACTGCGGAGCCTCCAGCCTGGAACTGATCAAGAATTACCCGGACCGCATCGGCTACCTGCACCTGAAGCAGATCAACCCGGACGTCCTGAGACAGGTCAACGAGGAAAACATGACCTGGGCGGCAGCCAACCTGGCCGGTGTCATGACCGAACCGCCGAACGGCCTCCCGGACCTGCGTGCAGTCATCGAAGCCGTTGAAGGACTCAACCGCCCGATCTTTGGCATCGTCGAACAGGACATGTACCCCGTGTCCTTCGACGTCCCCATGCCCATCGCCAAGCGCACCCGCAACTACCTGCTCTCGTGCGGCTCTCGCACTACTGTGCAGTAG
- a CDS encoding LacI family DNA-binding transcriptional regulator produces MSATSPKSRRPTIYDVAKHAGVSPSLVSLVLQSPERVSDKRRQAVQSAMSELGYRPSRAATTLASNRTKSIGLLIDDYRNLWFVDLLRGMESVLSELGYHVTLADSRPGENRIKEAADGLLAMHVDALVIAAEPSESMLDRTWVPTVVAGWRKGVPAGADLITNDDDGGGGMAANHLLGLGHTRIGHLSGSDGASAHRRAGFRRQIQAAGVELLIAESKGTSEEDGYAAASWLLDHHPDTTAIFAANDTMAVGAFAVLKARGLRVPGDISVIGYDNSPLAKSRYLDITSVDNRSDLVGIDAANTLLARIEDPSIKPERTLIDPVLVVRSTTARPAP; encoded by the coding sequence GTGAGTGCGACAAGTCCTAAATCCCGCCGCCCGACCATCTATGACGTTGCCAAACATGCCGGCGTCTCGCCGTCGTTGGTGTCCTTGGTCCTCCAGTCGCCGGAAAGGGTCAGTGACAAGCGCCGCCAAGCTGTCCAGTCGGCCATGTCTGAGCTCGGCTACCGTCCCAGCAGGGCCGCCACCACGCTGGCGAGCAATCGGACCAAGAGTATTGGCCTGCTCATTGACGACTACAGGAACCTTTGGTTCGTCGATCTCCTCAGGGGAATGGAGTCGGTACTTTCGGAGCTCGGCTACCACGTCACGCTGGCCGACTCCCGGCCCGGCGAGAACCGCATCAAGGAAGCAGCCGACGGACTTCTTGCCATGCATGTTGACGCGCTTGTCATCGCCGCAGAACCGAGCGAGTCCATGCTGGACCGGACATGGGTGCCCACGGTGGTGGCCGGGTGGCGCAAGGGGGTGCCGGCCGGTGCCGACCTCATAACGAACGACGACGACGGCGGAGGCGGCATGGCCGCTAACCACTTGTTGGGGCTCGGTCATACCCGCATCGGCCATCTCTCAGGGTCCGACGGCGCTTCAGCCCATCGGCGCGCCGGTTTCCGGCGGCAGATCCAGGCGGCCGGCGTCGAACTCCTGATTGCCGAGTCCAAGGGCACTTCGGAGGAAGATGGCTACGCCGCCGCTTCTTGGCTGCTGGATCACCACCCGGACACGACGGCGATCTTCGCGGCCAACGACACCATGGCCGTGGGCGCCTTTGCCGTCCTCAAGGCCAGGGGCCTGCGTGTTCCCGGCGATATTTCGGTGATCGGCTACGACAATTCCCCGCTGGCCAAGTCGAGGTACTTGGACATCACTTCCGTCGACAACCGTAGCGACCTCGTTGGCATCGACGCAGCGAACACGCTGCTCGCGAGGATTGAAGACCCTAGTATCAAGCCTGAGCGCACCCTGATTGATCCCGTCCTGGTTGTGCGAAGCACCACGGCCCGACCGGCTCCCTAG
- a CDS encoding substrate-binding domain-containing protein has product MKKFSWRKAALVAAVVPMMALSACSSQGGKPADSANAAGGGQAVSTPRMKVALITHAAAGDTFWDIVRKGAEEASAKDNVDLLYTSDPEAGRQAQLVQQAIDQKVDGIAVTLATPDALKDVLKKATDAGIPVVSLNAGESVSAQLGAFTHFGSNEKLAGEAVGTKLASQGFKHPVCVIQQQGHVGLEARCAGVKAKVPGTEILYVDGKDMTSVQSTATAKLQAAKDADVIIGLGAPITLTLLKSVTDASSSAKVASFDLNADLAQKIVDGSVIFTVDQQPWLQGYMSVDSLWQAKRGGFKLGGGQPVLTGPTIVDKSNASDVLKFAQQGVR; this is encoded by the coding sequence GTGAAGAAGTTTTCCTGGCGGAAGGCGGCACTTGTAGCGGCCGTCGTTCCGATGATGGCTCTCAGTGCTTGTTCCAGCCAAGGCGGGAAGCCAGCTGACAGTGCCAATGCCGCCGGAGGCGGACAAGCCGTAAGCACTCCGCGCATGAAGGTGGCGCTCATCACCCACGCAGCGGCCGGCGACACATTCTGGGACATCGTCCGCAAGGGTGCTGAGGAAGCATCCGCGAAGGACAACGTCGACCTCCTTTACACAAGCGACCCCGAGGCTGGGCGCCAGGCCCAGCTCGTCCAGCAGGCCATCGACCAGAAGGTTGACGGCATCGCCGTCACCCTTGCCACTCCGGATGCCCTCAAGGACGTCCTCAAGAAGGCCACCGACGCCGGCATCCCCGTGGTGAGCCTCAACGCGGGCGAGAGCGTCTCGGCGCAACTCGGGGCGTTTACCCACTTCGGCTCGAACGAGAAGCTCGCCGGCGAGGCCGTGGGAACCAAGCTTGCATCGCAAGGCTTCAAGCACCCGGTCTGCGTGATCCAGCAGCAAGGCCACGTCGGCCTCGAGGCACGGTGTGCCGGTGTCAAGGCGAAAGTGCCCGGAACGGAAATCCTTTACGTCGACGGCAAGGACATGACCTCGGTCCAATCCACCGCGACTGCGAAGCTCCAAGCAGCCAAGGACGCTGATGTCATCATCGGCCTGGGCGCACCGATCACCCTCACCCTCCTCAAGTCGGTCACGGACGCCAGCAGTTCCGCAAAGGTTGCCAGCTTCGACCTGAACGCGGACCTTGCCCAGAAGATCGTTGATGGCTCCGTGATCTTCACCGTGGACCAGCAGCCGTGGCTCCAGGGCTACATGTCCGTTGACTCCCTGTGGCAGGCCAAGCGCGGCGGCTTCAAGCTCGGTGGCGGCCAGCCCGTCCTGACCGGTCCCACCATTGTGGACAAGTCCAACGCTTCCGACGTCCTCAAATTCGCCCAGCAGGGCGTCCGCTAG
- a CDS encoding sugar phosphate isomerase/epimerase family protein, with protein MKLGVYNAILHDRPLPEALKVIADLGLTGIEINTGGFLPAVHVPTMDDILVSDAARDDYLGIFEGTGVAIAGLNCNGNPLHPNREIGEKHAEDIRRSIRLAERLGQNRVVTMSGLPGGEPGATVTNWIVNAWNSAALDVLDYQWDVAAKFWRETDRLAADHGVKVALELHPQNIVFNTADVHKLIELTGATHVGVELDASHLFWQQMDPVAVVRELGPLVFQAAAKDVRVNTENAALYGVLDNSFRRLSPDESRTNLGGDEWANEWPKNSAWDFVALGRGHDTAYWTEFLRALHEVDPNMLVNIEHEDTSLGRIEGLEVAAKVLRDADEALTASLNVTA; from the coding sequence ATGAAACTCGGCGTCTACAACGCAATCCTGCACGACAGGCCGCTTCCCGAAGCCCTCAAGGTCATCGCGGATCTGGGTCTGACGGGCATCGAGATCAACACAGGCGGGTTCCTGCCTGCCGTCCACGTGCCCACCATGGACGACATCCTGGTTTCGGATGCCGCGCGGGACGACTACCTGGGCATCTTCGAGGGGACCGGCGTCGCGATCGCGGGACTGAACTGCAACGGCAACCCCTTGCACCCGAATCGCGAGATCGGCGAGAAGCATGCCGAGGACATCCGCCGCTCCATCCGGCTTGCAGAGCGTCTCGGCCAGAACCGGGTAGTGACCATGTCCGGCCTGCCTGGGGGTGAGCCTGGAGCCACCGTGACGAACTGGATCGTCAACGCCTGGAACTCGGCGGCTTTGGATGTGCTGGACTACCAATGGGACGTCGCGGCGAAGTTCTGGCGCGAGACCGACCGCCTGGCCGCTGACCATGGCGTCAAGGTGGCCCTCGAACTGCACCCGCAGAACATCGTGTTCAACACTGCCGACGTGCACAAGCTCATCGAGCTCACGGGAGCTACCCATGTGGGCGTTGAACTGGATGCTTCGCACCTGTTCTGGCAGCAGATGGATCCGGTAGCCGTGGTCCGCGAACTCGGCCCGCTGGTTTTCCAGGCAGCCGCGAAAGACGTCCGCGTCAATACCGAGAACGCCGCCCTCTACGGCGTCCTCGACAACAGCTTCCGTCGCCTCTCGCCGGACGAAAGCCGCACGAACCTCGGCGGTGACGAATGGGCAAACGAGTGGCCCAAGAACTCCGCGTGGGACTTCGTTGCGCTCGGCCGCGGGCATGACACCGCCTACTGGACCGAGTTCCTGCGTGCCCTGCATGAAGTGGACCCGAACATGCTGGTCAACATCGAGCACGAAGACACTTCCTTGGGCCGGATCGAAGGGCTCGAGGTCGCAGCCAAGGTCCTGCGGGACGCCGACGAAGCGCTCACGGCGTCGCTGAACGTGACGGCATAG
- a CDS encoding ArsR/SmtB family transcription factor produces MEEFADFRAPLYEVKANLFKGLAHPVRIRVLELLSAAPEVSVTELLAATGLEASHLSQHLSVLRRYQLVKGERRALQMFYTLAYPQVAELLSVARLLLNDMLHTTRAQLESSEATAPASAAAAGTR; encoded by the coding sequence ATGGAAGAGTTCGCGGATTTCCGGGCACCGCTGTACGAGGTGAAGGCCAATCTGTTCAAGGGACTGGCCCACCCGGTCAGGATCCGGGTCCTGGAGCTGCTGTCGGCGGCGCCCGAGGTCTCGGTGACAGAGCTTCTGGCCGCAACGGGCCTGGAGGCCTCGCACCTGTCCCAGCATCTGTCGGTACTGCGCCGATATCAGCTCGTCAAGGGAGAGCGACGGGCGCTGCAGATGTTCTACACCTTGGCGTACCCGCAGGTCGCGGAACTCCTCTCCGTGGCGAGACTGCTGCTCAACGACATGCTGCACACCACCCGGGCGCAGCTTGAGTCCTCAGAGGCGACTGCACCCGCCTCAGCCGCAGCGGCCGGCACCCGATGA
- a CDS encoding Gfo/Idh/MocA family protein: MTDILRVAVIGAGRMGADHIKRLSTRIHGAEVAAVVDVDLARAQAAIAGIDGAVALASAEEALNNGDVNAVLIATPGFLHEEILYKSLEKGFPILCEKPLTPDAESAWKVVQAETALGHKRIQVGFMRRFDAEYAALGSVIRDRELGELLMLHHQHRNPTTPPGFTNEMLINDSVVHEFDAIRFFTGEEITSVQVRLGKATRNAPNGQHDPQHVLIETESGVLADVEIYVNAKFGYEVATQASFEDGIVSIGGDGGPYVRSAGRWGGKVTPGFEERFGAAYDVEVQAWVDAAHRGEIGGPTAWDGYATAACCEAGVEAQKSGEKVAVQLNTKPELYK, translated from the coding sequence TTGACTGACATTCTCCGCGTGGCCGTCATCGGCGCAGGCCGCATGGGCGCCGACCACATCAAGCGGCTCAGCACCCGCATCCACGGCGCCGAAGTGGCCGCCGTCGTCGACGTCGACCTCGCCCGCGCGCAGGCCGCCATCGCAGGGATCGACGGCGCCGTCGCCCTCGCCAGCGCCGAAGAGGCCCTCAACAACGGCGACGTCAACGCCGTGCTGATCGCCACCCCGGGCTTCCTGCACGAGGAAATCCTCTACAAGTCGCTGGAGAAGGGCTTCCCTATCCTCTGCGAAAAGCCGCTGACTCCGGATGCCGAGAGTGCCTGGAAGGTTGTCCAGGCCGAAACGGCACTCGGCCACAAGCGCATCCAGGTGGGCTTCATGCGCCGATTCGACGCCGAGTACGCCGCTTTGGGTTCCGTGATCCGCGACCGTGAACTCGGCGAGCTGCTCATGCTGCACCACCAGCACCGCAACCCGACCACCCCGCCGGGCTTCACCAACGAGATGCTCATCAACGACTCCGTGGTCCACGAATTCGACGCCATCCGCTTCTTCACCGGCGAGGAAATCACCTCCGTGCAGGTCCGCCTGGGCAAGGCCACGCGCAATGCCCCGAATGGCCAGCACGATCCCCAGCACGTCCTGATCGAGACCGAATCCGGTGTCCTGGCCGACGTCGAAATCTACGTGAACGCCAAGTTCGGCTACGAAGTCGCCACCCAGGCGTCCTTCGAGGACGGCATTGTGAGCATCGGCGGCGACGGCGGTCCTTACGTCCGCAGCGCCGGCCGCTGGGGCGGTAAGGTCACCCCTGGTTTCGAAGAGCGCTTCGGTGCTGCGTACGACGTCGAGGTCCAGGCTTGGGTTGACGCGGCACACCGCGGCGAAATCGGCGGTCCCACCGCCTGGGATGGCTACGCCACCGCTGCTTGCTGCGAAGCCGGCGTCGAAGCCCAGAAGTCGGGCGAAAAGGTCGCGGTACAGCTCAACACCAAGCCTGAACTGTACAAGTAG
- a CDS encoding CoA-acylating methylmalonate-semialdehyde dehydrogenase: MSTTTTLTTIKHFINGVETAGSGDRSQPVYNPATGAVTAELRLANRADLDATVAAAKAAAEKWGDFSLARRTAVLFKFRELVAAHVDELAALVTAEHGKVISDAKGAIGRGLEVIEFACGIPTLLKGDYSDQVSTGIDVFSFREPLGVVAGITPFNFPVMVPLWMAPMAIATGNAFILKPSERAPSASILLARLWKQAGLPDGVFQVLHGDKETVDGLLTHPDVDGISFVGSTPIARYVHETATRHGKRVQALGGAKNHAIIMPDADLDNAADHLAAAAFGSAGERCMAISVAVAVGEAAELLVKKVEERALAVKVKNGTEPDAEMGPVITPASKERIVRIVTEAEAAGAAMVVDGRDLVVPGHEDGFWVGPTVIDHVKTGMSAYTEEIFGPVLVVVRVEDLDEGIRLINANPYGNGTAIFTSSGANARKFQRSVTVGMVGINVPLPVPVAYHSFGGWKASLFGDKHIYGPEGVSFYTRGKVVTSRWPEPTHASGASYNFPSN; encoded by the coding sequence ATGTCGACGACGACCACCCTGACCACCATCAAGCATTTCATCAACGGTGTTGAAACCGCCGGCTCCGGCGACCGCAGCCAGCCGGTCTACAACCCGGCCACGGGCGCCGTGACCGCGGAGCTGCGGCTCGCGAACCGGGCCGATCTGGACGCCACGGTTGCCGCGGCGAAGGCCGCGGCGGAAAAGTGGGGCGATTTCTCCCTGGCCAGGCGCACCGCCGTGTTGTTCAAGTTCCGCGAACTGGTCGCCGCGCACGTGGACGAACTCGCGGCCCTGGTCACCGCCGAGCACGGCAAGGTCATTTCCGACGCCAAGGGCGCGATCGGCCGCGGCCTGGAGGTCATCGAATTCGCCTGCGGCATCCCGACCCTGCTCAAGGGCGACTACTCGGACCAGGTCTCCACCGGCATCGACGTGTTCTCCTTCCGCGAGCCGCTCGGCGTCGTCGCCGGCATCACCCCGTTCAACTTCCCCGTCATGGTGCCGCTGTGGATGGCGCCGATGGCGATCGCCACCGGCAACGCGTTCATCCTCAAGCCCTCCGAACGCGCCCCTTCCGCCTCGATACTGCTGGCCAGGCTGTGGAAGCAGGCCGGCCTGCCCGACGGCGTGTTCCAGGTCCTGCACGGGGACAAGGAAACCGTCGACGGGCTCCTGACCCACCCGGACGTGGACGGCATCTCCTTCGTCGGCTCCACCCCGATCGCCAGGTACGTCCACGAGACCGCGACCCGGCACGGCAAACGGGTCCAGGCCCTGGGCGGGGCGAAGAACCACGCGATCATCATGCCCGACGCCGACCTGGACAACGCCGCCGACCACCTGGCCGCGGCCGCGTTCGGTTCCGCGGGCGAACGCTGCATGGCCATCTCCGTCGCGGTCGCCGTCGGGGAGGCCGCGGAGCTGCTGGTCAAGAAGGTCGAGGAACGCGCCCTCGCGGTGAAGGTCAAGAACGGCACCGAGCCCGACGCCGAAATGGGACCGGTCATCACCCCGGCCTCCAAGGAACGCATCGTGCGGATCGTCACCGAAGCCGAAGCCGCCGGAGCGGCGATGGTCGTGGACGGCCGCGACCTCGTGGTCCCCGGCCACGAAGACGGCTTCTGGGTCGGGCCCACCGTGATCGACCACGTCAAGACCGGCATGAGCGCCTACACCGAGGAAATCTTCGGACCCGTCCTCGTCGTCGTCCGGGTGGAGGACCTGGACGAAGGCATCAGGCTCATCAACGCCAACCCCTACGGCAACGGCACCGCCATCTTCACCTCCTCCGGAGCGAACGCCCGCAAGTTCCAGCGCTCCGTCACCGTGGGCATGGTAGGGATCAACGTGCCCCTTCCGGTCCCCGTGGCCTACCACTCCTTCGGCGGCTGGAAGGCCTCGCTCTTCGGCGACAAGCACATCTACGGCCCCGAAGGCGTCTCCTTCTACACCCGCGGCAAGGTCGTCACCTCCCGCTGGCCCGAACCCACCCACGCCTCCGGCGCCTCCTACAACTTCCCCTCCAACTAA
- a CDS encoding sugar phosphate isomerase/epimerase family protein: MKIALDPTPFHHSHNLLEFPRLAADLGYKYLQLTPHADFIPFFNHPKADDELVGQLKKACKDADVEIASVLPVLRWSGPDEDAREAAVRYWKRAIQITVDLGVQTMNTEFSGRPEKAEESERAFYRSMEELLPIIEREGLDVLIDPHPDDFVEDGLAALRVIRGVNSPNIGMVYVASHTFHMGNKPLDIMRAAGDKLRLVHVSDTMDHHGSHGLRYITNPPGNAVRVHQHLKIGDGDVNWDEFFAGLKEIGFLDRENTVMVSSVFAEDDNANEVSRYQLETMGKYIAKAQ, encoded by the coding sequence ATGAAGATTGCCCTCGATCCCACCCCGTTCCACCACAGCCACAATCTGCTGGAATTTCCGCGGCTAGCCGCCGATCTCGGCTACAAATACCTCCAGCTGACCCCGCACGCTGACTTCATCCCGTTCTTCAACCACCCCAAGGCCGACGACGAACTGGTCGGCCAGCTGAAGAAGGCCTGCAAGGACGCCGACGTCGAGATCGCCTCGGTGCTTCCCGTGCTGCGCTGGTCCGGGCCGGATGAAGACGCACGCGAGGCTGCCGTTCGCTATTGGAAGCGTGCCATCCAGATCACGGTCGATCTTGGCGTGCAGACCATGAACACCGAATTCAGCGGCCGGCCGGAGAAAGCTGAGGAGTCCGAAAGGGCCTTCTACCGCTCCATGGAAGAGCTTCTTCCGATCATCGAGCGTGAGGGCCTGGACGTCCTCATCGATCCGCACCCGGACGACTTCGTGGAGGACGGACTCGCCGCCCTGCGCGTCATCCGTGGCGTCAACTCGCCCAACATCGGCATGGTCTACGTTGCCTCCCACACTTTCCACATGGGCAACAAGCCGCTCGACATCATGCGGGCGGCGGGGGACAAGCTGCGCCTGGTCCACGTGTCCGACACCATGGATCACCACGGCTCCCACGGGTTGCGCTACATCACCAACCCACCCGGCAACGCCGTCCGCGTGCACCAGCACCTCAAGATCGGCGACGGCGACGTCAACTGGGATGAGTTTTTCGCCGGACTCAAGGAAATCGGCTTCCTGGACAGGGAGAACACCGTCATGGTGTCCAGCGTCTTCGCCGAGGACGATAACGCCAACGAGGTGTCCCGCTACCAGCTGGAAACCATGGGCAAGTACATCGCCAAGGCCCAGTAG